TCAGTTAAAAAGAAACTAATTTCTTTAAAGAAGGGGGGCGAAAACAAGAACAATATGAAGCTGAAATTGAGAACTGTACACAAAACAGATCctccaacaacaaaaatccTAGAATAAGGATCTCCGGCCACAACACAAGGTACAAATGAAGCCTGGAAAACAACTTTGCCTGCGGCCTCCAATCTGCCACCCAGGGTCAGCAATGGCGTAGGAGAAAACAACCGATATCAACAAAAACTAAAGAAGCAAAACACATGGAGAACCATGTGCAAGTAACGAGCGACGAAGATTTGGAAGGATGAGGTGGTGTCCAGGACTTGGAGTAGTGTATAGGGAAGGTGGGGAAAAAATGATTGGGCTTGGCAAGACGAGGCCGAAGAAGGGCAGCAAGATAAAAATCCCCAAATCGCTCCTCCTCACCAGTAGCAGATAAAAACCCTAGCCTGAACTCCGCCCAAACAAAATCCGAAATCCAatagagcaaaaaaaaaaagtaaggaGATTCAAGAACACGAGCAAGTAACAGAATTTCCACCGCGGCCCCAAAAGAAATCCAGGCGCTGCATTGGAAGAATCGGGCCCGCTCTCCCCGGCGAAAAAATCCCCCGACAACCCCACCGCGAACAGGAAGACAAATCCCCGCAGAAATCGGCGAGCAGCACAGTCTACCCGGTGGCaatcgctcgctcgctcgcccgcTTCCCCCCGTCTCCCTTTCTCCCAATCTAAGCGGGGCAATCGCGTGCGGAGTAGAAGAAATAAAACAGACCAAAAAAATCTCACCTCGCGAGCTCTCGCTCCACCTCCACGGCCTCAatcgctcctcctcttcctcctccgtctcgtgctccccttgctttattttattttattttgtacttttattcttcttcttcccgtgCTTTGCCTCTGTCTGTGtgtgggcggcggcgttcgCCGACGAGCGGAGCAGCGGCCGGTTAAATAGCTTCGCGGTGGGCGACCGGGTACAGCCGGTCACCCGGCCCGCTTTGACCGTCATTGACCGGTCGGCCGGGCCCAGCCAGCGCGCCCCTGACCGTCAGATCTCGATCCGACGCCTGAACCAGGCTGCAACGTGGGGACAAGGCACCGGCAGAAGGGAGGTCGGCACCTCGCTACGCGCACGCGGGCAAGCGTACACGCACCAAACTCGCTGGCACGTGGGCCCCACCAGTCAGTGAAGTTACTCGTGGTTAGTGCGAGAGCTGGCGGGTCGAAGAAAGCCTGGCCAGGCTGCGAGCCCGCGGGACAGCAAGCCTGCGGGCCCGGTATGTCAGCGGGACGGGTTTGCTTCACGAGTTGGCTGCCTTGGTGTGGGAAGGAAATGGGAAGGGTCTTTTCAAGCGGAAGCACGCGTTCCTACACCCAGCTGACAGTCACCGACTGGTGGGGCACGTCACATCCGGACCCACATGTCTGGCAAGTGTAACTTGAGAGAGGGTCGGAAGATGCGTGGGGCTAACTCGGCGGAGTCTGGGGCCCATTTCTGTCTCGGACCGACTGCACACAGGTTGTCTAGGACGCCATCTGCTCCGCGCACACGGGCAAGCTACACACAAAAGGACGCAGTGGGTCTCTCTTGCTTTTTTGCTTAagctttttttccttccttctcAAGGCGTTGTGGGGCCAGCTGGGGAGAGCATCAGGCTGTTTGAGTTTGACTACCCTGaattgttttctttctctttgcttattctttattttattttggggGCTGCTAGGCTGGACTATCGTAGGGTTTTCTTGAGCTGATTATTGTAGTTCACATGTTGAAGGCATGATTATCATGAAATAGGGATTTATCAATCGTAGGTGGGTGTTTTGGAGCCCAACATGTGACCAGAACAAACAATACACGAACAAATGGGCGTGTTGGTCGGTATTGaacatttttatttgtttcgGGTTTCATGTGGATATTTCTATCCATGATGGAATTAAAATTTTGAGAATATGTAATCGGGTGAGGATTTTCTAAGGTTATGTTTCGGATGCACAAATTTTAGAAGAAATAGTTTGATAGtaacagtattttttttaccgagTTGTTATTTGGCGTTATTGACATGTCAAGTGTTACGTGACGCGTTGTAAAAGGAATTGGAATACTGATACATAACAAAAATCTAGAAAACAAATCGAGATAAGATTCAGCATGTTACCATCATTTATCTAACTTCTTATGTGGTGCACACTAGCTCTAATGAAGGTGTACGAGAGTTTGGTACGATACTCATTACTTGCGATGAAGAATGGAGAGGTATTGATCCAAGAATAGCTATCGCTACAAATGTCTAAAGTTCGAGGTACCGTAGGATTTATATTGCCAACATATCCTCTTATCTAAGTATGAACACACTCCGAAATGACATCATCTATGTATGAACATgataaaaaattaaataagCTACGTAGGAACACGAACAAAATTGATCTCCTTGGGTGGATAAGAAGTCAACCAAGCGTGTTACCAATGTACCTTCCTGGATATTTACCCACACCTCTCTCCAACTAGATAACTTGTACCAAAAATGGCTTTCATaccagataaaacatttttcttttctgtttcttcGCACATTCGAAGATTGTCTGCTTCCACATTGCATCGAGTTCAATCGAAAACAAAGAAGACTAAAGCACGGTGATGCCTATCTGAACTTAGTAAGTGTTTAATTGATCCCATATTCTTCATGTGCGGCTTCTTGTTACTGGTCCAACAATGATAATCGGTAGTGTTGCATCAACGGTCGTGATGTTCTTGCCGTGACGTGAAATCTTTAGTCATCTAGCAGCGACACAATGCGCTCTAGTCGCTCAATAATAAATCATATTTTGAGATAGTTTAGGATTTCATATtttctccatccaacaaaagatgtctcaagtgcattaaaatttgaatgtatctagacatgacttagtgtatagatgtattcaaatttggtcaaaattgagacattctttgttggacggagggagtagtctAATTACTGAGATGGAAAACGAGTCTTGATTTGGACCAAATTAGCACCGAGTCAACGGGAATTCGTCCGGGAGAGGTGAATTAGGATGCACCATGAGTGGAGAAGAAACAAGGAATATTCCCTTCATTAGTTCTGCGGTCATTATATTATATTTCACGCTACAGAATTATCACAAGTTTTTCCTGGGTGTATAATTAAGAACCCATGAACATGAACCCTCCCTGCTTCCGGATCCACATTTACATGATCTCCACATGCATCCATTTCCCAGTGTTACCAAGGCCAAAATTACCACTGCCGCTAGCTGTTTTGCTGGTGAAAGGATGGTGTGCTTTTTAGAGGAGTTAGCAAGTGTGTTAACCCAGCCAAATTAAGTTAGTAACCAGTTAGTACTTACGTGCACGGCTGGCCGTATCGATCCTTCGCGAGGAAGGCATAAGTTACGACGAGGAAGCGAGTCACCGGTCGGTCGCTGTCAATGGTATCATCCTCCACATGCATTTTACGCGTGTGAGATTCATGTGGTACTTTTGCTCCCCAATTCTACTAATAATAAGAACAGGCTATAGCTAATGCACAACAATCAGCTGAGTTTTGTTTTGGCTCCACGGTAAACTTTAGTCGATCATTTCATATTTATATTTGCGTTTGAAATTAGACAGGAATgacatgtatatatacctCCGTTGGTCTAAGAGCCTCTTTCATTCACGGGATTTTTAAAAATGTAGGAATGTCATGACATGTGGTTCTCTCTAGGATCAGAAAACACATAAGtggttctaaaaaaaacacataagtGAGGAAGACAAGTTGTTTGACTGAgacatgaattttttttataacgTGTGGCATAGTTGTCATAGAACTAGAGGAATTCTTTCAAGAGTTTTGGCCAAGTagaaattttcctttgaaattgAGTGCAAAGTAGGTCCTATTTGAATCAAAGATTTCCAAAGCATTTTTGGACGATCCTAATTCTCAAGATTTTTTCCTATGTGGATCGTTTGATTCATACGATTGCAATCCGTAAGATTTTTTTCATTAGAATTCATTTGTATTAGATTTcataggaagaaaaaaaatgcgtCCACTCTAATCAATTCCACCGATTGAAAATTACTCTGGGCTATTCTTATAATTTCTCTTGCCAACAATTTTTCATGTACTCCTTtcatcccatatcaagtgccgaaatatttcATGTAGCGAGACGTTTTTATGTAtggatacattcatatttaggcaaaatttgagtcactaaATATGGgatagagggagtattagtttAAACGTGGATTTCACATAAACAAAACACTTGAGTGATACTTAGAAATTCTTCACCCCACAAAATAGTAAAAATTCAAAAGATCATTGGCTTATTATTTATTCCAAAGATCAGTTGTATTTTTTGTAGAGATAGAGAGCATGAAACGGTATACAACACCTAGACAAGAGGATCATAATCAGTTAGTGGAGAGAGAAATCTGACTTGATGACAAGATCGAGCCGTGGATTAGCACGCATATACGACCTCTAATGTACAATTCAGCTTGCCAATAAAAAACATGAATTCGGAGCGACACAACTCCGTGCTGCTAacaaaaaatgtaaaaaaaaagggtgtaATTAACACCATGATTACGTACATTGTGGTACACATATTTACtcggaatttttttttctgcatcaGTAAAACGTGATTAGTACACACACGTACATACATACACGCATATatctcgatcgatctcgtTTAGCTTTTGATTTTAATTACTCCGACCCTTCCTTCCACCAGTCAATTAATTAAGGGACGAATAAGGGGGAGATGATGCATCCAGAAGGTTGAACTACAGTATGCTCCCATGGCTGCTTCGGCGATGGACAATGCATCAATGGCTCGGCGATGGACGGGGCATCAATGGAATTGGTCACCTTCCTTTCATGTCCGCGAGTTGCGCgaagagctcgccggcggaggtggtggaggcgtCGGGCACGGTGTTGATGCCGCTGCTGGATGACGATGTGGTGGCGATGGAGGAAGACGAGATGCCGGCGTCCAGCGAGTCCCCGTCACCGCCTtctcccgcggcggcgccctccggCGGGTTTTGCTCCTGCATTTGTAGAGCGTACTCGAGGTTCCAGAGCACGTCGCCCATGGAGATACGGTCGCTGCCGAACTCCGCGAGGCACTTCTCGGCGGTCTCGGCGAACTTGTTGAGCGACTCCTCGTTGACCTTCCCGGCCAGCTTGGGGTCCATGATCTTCTCGATGAGCCCCTTGCGCTTCCACTGCAGGCCCCACTCCGCCAGGCTGACTTGCTCCCGTGGCAACTGCGGGTCGATGGGTGCCCGTGCGCATAGCGTCTCGAGCAGCACCacgccgaagctgtacacgtccGACTTGTCCGTCAGCTGCTGGCACCGGAAGTACTCCGGGTCCAGGTAGCCAAAGCTTCCCTTCACGGCGGTGCTGACGTGGAGCTGGTCCATGCCGGGGCCGTCTTTCGAGAGCCCAAAGTCGGCCACCTTGGCCACGAAGTTCTCGTCGAGGAGGATGTTGGTGGTCTTGACGTCGCGGTGGATGATGCCCTGGGCGGTGCCGGTGTGGAGGTAGTGGAGTCCCCGTGCTGCGCCGATGCAGATCTCGAGGCGTTGCTTCCATGATAGGGCGGGCAGGTTTCCGTCACCACCGTAGATGTGGTCGCGGAAGGGCCCGTAGTGCATGTATTCGTACACGAGTATCATCTCCGCGTTCTCGTCGCAGTAGCCGATGAGGGAGACGAGATGGCGGTGCCGAAGTTTGGAGAGCATCTGGATCTCCGTGTTGAACTCATTGATCCCTTGCTCGGACTGTGGGTTGCCCCGCTTTATTGCCACTTTGGTGCCGTCGTCGATCTCACCAACATACACATTGCCAAACCCGCCCACGCCGATGATGGCGGATTCGTCGAAGTTCTTGGTCGCCTCTTGCATCTCTGCGAAGGAGAAGAAGCGTCCAAGGCCCCCGGTGGAGGAAAATGTGTAACCACTTTTTGACCCTTTGCCATTGGAGAAGGACTGGCCCGTGTGGATTGGAAGTAGCCATGACGAAAAGCTGTTGCGACGCTGCCAGTCCTGTGGCCGCTTGTGCCACTTTACCACCATGGCGCCTAGCCCAGCGAAGGCACCAAACATCATGGCGAAGCCGACGACCGCCACTACCTTGCGGCCTCCGCTGCCATCATCAGCCTTCCTGCCATCCACGCCGAACTCACCGTCCAGGCTGCCCACCGAGTTGCTCATCTTGAACACCTCAGCACCATTGAGTAGTGCATCGATGCGACCCGTGTCCTGACCCAACGGTCCGATCTGGATGCTTAGATGGCCGTCGGCTGTGATGGACGAGTTCACCACGAAATCTTTGTAGTATGGCACCGCTAGGTCACCGGTGATCCCGGACAAATCCAGGCCGGAGATGGCCTTGCGGCCATCGATGTACACATTGAAGTAGAGGTCGTTGGCAGACTTGCTAATGATGTCGGCAAAGAAGAGGCGCACAAAATAGTCGAATGACGGGTCCACATCCAGCTTCCATGTAACGTTGAAATTTGCATTGCTCACAGTGGAGTCCATGTCTGCCATCTTGGCGGCGCTAGCAAACACTAGCATCGGCGCAACAAGCTTGGACACAGGGAACGTGTCTGGATACTTGATGGTGTTCGTCGGCACCGACACGTCCTTGACCATCTCCTTGGACTGCACATACTTCTCATCATTATCCCATTGCCGGCCTAGTGTATCGTTGCCAGGGCTGATGCCCGGGCCACCAACGTTGAGCCGGTAAATGACTTGGTATGCCGCCTCCGAAAGCCCGCTCATCTCAGCAAACGGTAGGACCGCCAGGGCTGTGTCGGTGATGAGCTCATCGGGGCCATTGACCACCTCGATGCCGTTGATGAACGCAGCTGATCCTTTGAGTGGGGTGAACTTGATCTCAAGGTGGTTCTCTGTGGCATTGATGAGGTACTCCTTCATGGTTGGCTTGGGGTCGGCCGTAAAGCTGTGGAGAAGGACGTTGGTGTCGGTGGTGACAGAGAAGGTTGCAGCCGCTAGGTCGGAGTCTGGGTTCTTGAGCGGGAAGAAGTAAAGACGAATGAAGTGCCATCCGGGCACAGCGAGTGGGAAGTTGTacacggcctcctccttgaagATCCGAGCGGTGAGGTAGACCGGCGAGGACACGCTGTCGGCCTTGTCGACAGAGGCCCTTATGGCGTCCTGGGCAGCGAGGAGCTGGTTAGCCTGCGCATCAGTCTTGAACGCCTTGCCCTCGACGGTGACGGGATTCGTGCCTCCGCAGTCGATGAAGAAGGCGTCCTTGGGTGTGAACTTGGACGGCAACGCCTCTGTCATCCCGCCGCTAGTGTCGATCACCGGCCTCCCTTGCCCCGATACAGACACGGCCAGCATCGCTAGCGTGGCTagcgccagcgccagcggGACCGCCCCGCGGCGCATCTTGACCGTGTTAATTCTTCTTGTTACGGCCACGGCCGCCACGGCACCGCACAGCGCACACCCGTCGCTGCCGTCACCCACCACCTTCGACGTGCGGCTCCGGGCCTGCCAACCTCTTGTGATTAGTCAGGCGAGGCAGGGATTATTGTGTCCGTCCTTGGGGTGGGGCGAAATGAGGCGCCCTCTCGCCCTCTCTCTGGTTGGTCGGGGCCAATCGGAGGAGAGGGAagggggcggaggagagcggAAGGGGAGGGAGAAATGGACGGGGGTTATTGTGGGGTGGAGGTCGCCCTTAGCCAAGTTTAACCCCACGCGTCCCTGCTCTATGCCTGGGAGGGAATTAAGCTTGTCCACCCATGAATGGATTTGCATCAatctctagctagcttgcgCCCAAGCTGGCCAAAACTATGGCTATTATTAGAAGAGCTCGTGGCTGTCTGTGCGTGCGTGCACCTAGCTAGGAATTCTGGCCGGCGTGCCGAACTACCTATATATGCGCTCTTCGCCGTTCTTCGACGAGCTAACTAGCAGCTAGCCGGACAATCAATTAATCAATGGCAATCGATCACCAATCAACTTATTGTATTCCCATCCATCAATCGATCTTCCTCCCAACAGACGATCGACGATCGATTAATCGAACAGTTGTTGTCTGGGGCCGGAACTGCACGTGCCTTCTTCAATGGAGGCGCCGAGAAGCATGCAAGCAGGATTCTTGATATAAATTGGGGGCCGATATTCCCAAGCCGTCGTCTAGCTCAGCATCCTCTGTTCGCTCCGGCGCCGTagtcctgctgctgctagcgCTGTGTTGTGTACGCCCTTCGTCAGCGGAAGCTTCCAGATTCATCTCCAAGGATGCTCTGCGTGCCGACAGCCTCCATCCCCGTCCCCCGAGGCCACGAGCGCACGGTTCTGGCTTCGGctccggcggccatggccgctgtCGATGTCGACGCCCGGCCAATGGAAGCTCACCCACTTCAGGCCTAGCAATCGATCAAGCTGGATCTGGTCATCTAGATGCATGCTAGTACGATAAATAAAAGGGGATCGATGGAGTAAATCCACCTGCATTTCGTTCGTTGTAAGTACTGTAAAACTAATTAACATGTAGTCCGTCCACTTGTAGGAATTTGTGTCCATCAACTATATCCAAATATTACTTGTCATTATTCATATTACCACATTGTGAAATGATGCTTTGTATAAGCATGGAAATATTATTTATGACAGATGGAATTGCTTATTAGTGGAATTATTAGCTATAAGTGTACACATATTGATTTGATCAATATTGGAATACACTCTTGCTGGAGTATACACTTGAGCGCATGCTTAATTAATATTGGAATACAGTATACATGTATGTTATACTGGAAATATAACCCGGGTACAATATTAATTGGAAGGGAGCTAGATTAACGGTCAGATTACAGCCCTGATTATAATCTACATAATTAATCTAGTTAGATTAATTATGGCGCACAACTCACATGTGTGTGTCCTGGGACATCACGAATAGTATCCGATTACAAGTGAATTATATTGTGGTTGTTAATTACACCTGGACTCTATTTGGAAACAAGTTTGTTTAAACTTGGAAGCTTATGTGTATACAGATCAGGACTCTGGAATTAGCAGTATAAGTAGGTCCCACCCTCTAGTCTCAAATAGCATTGTGAGCGGAACCACCAATAAGGCAGAGGAATAGAGGGTAGTCCTAAAcctatttttttcttacattggtatcagagctttcAGGCGTCGACGACAATTTTTAATCGAGTCGGTTAATGTTGTCGTGATTCCGTTGCCGATCCCGAATCAACTTTCGCTGCTACTCTGCTTGTTCGGTGGTACACCACAAACAACACCTCCACGCTTCAGAACTCCAAGCCTCAGATTGAATCGAACCGGCGAGTTGCGATTTCGATTTCAATCCGCCATAGCCATTGCCACAGCCATGCCCCGTCGACCTCCACGTCCTATCGACGCCGCGCTCCTCTGCAGATCTCTGTTGTGCATGCGGTGCTGTACAACCTCGCCGCGGCCCTCTCGTCAAGTTGCGGCTGCCCCTTCGAGTTCGCCGTCTCGCCGAGATACGTCCTGCAGCCATTCAGAATCCCTAGGCAATCTCACGacgcttgctgctgctgctactaaCCAAGTCCTGGTGCAGAGGAAGCTGCAAGGGAACTTCTAC
This is a stretch of genomic DNA from Brachypodium distachyon strain Bd21 chromosome 1, Brachypodium_distachyon_v3.0, whole genome shotgun sequence. It encodes these proteins:
- the LOC100845253 gene encoding probable receptor-like protein kinase At2g21480; its protein translation is MRRGAVPLALALATLAMLAVSVSGQGRPVIDTSGGMTEALPSKFTPKDAFFIDCGGTNPVTVEGKAFKTDAQANQLLAAQDAIRASVDKADSVSSPVYLTARIFKEEAVYNFPLAVPGWHFIRLYFFPLKNPDSDLAAATFSVTTDTNVLLHSFTADPKPTMKEYLINATENHLEIKFTPLKGSAAFINGIEVVNGPDELITDTALAVLPFAEMSGLSEAAYQVIYRLNVGGPGISPGNDTLGRQWDNDEKYVQSKEMVKDVSVPTNTIKYPDTFPVSKLVAPMLVFASAAKMADMDSTVSNANFNVTWKLDVDPSFDYFVRLFFADIISKSANDLYFNVYIDGRKAISGLDLSGITGDLAVPYYKDFVVNSSITADGHLSIQIGPLGQDTGRIDALLNGAEVFKMSNSVGSLDGEFGVDGRKADDGSGGRKVVAVVGFAMMFGAFAGLGAMVVKWHKRPQDWQRRNSFSSWLLPIHTGQSFSNGKGSKSGYTFSSTGGLGRFFSFAEMQEATKNFDESAIIGVGGFGNVYVGEIDDGTKVAIKRGNPQSEQGINEFNTEIQMLSKLRHRHLVSLIGYCDENAEMILVYEYMHYGPFRDHIYGGDGNLPALSWKQRLEICIGAARGLHYLHTGTAQGIIHRDVKTTNILLDENFVAKVADFGLSKDGPGMDQLHVSTAVKGSFGYLDPEYFRCQQLTDKSDVYSFGVVLLETLCARAPIDPQLPREQVSLAEWGLQWKRKGLIEKIMDPKLAGKVNEESLNKFAETAEKCLAEFGSDRISMGDVLWNLEYALQMQEQNPPEGAAAGEGGDGDSLDAGISSSSIATTSSSSSGINTVPDASTTSAGELFAQLADMKGR